In Rhinolophus ferrumequinum isolate MPI-CBG mRhiFer1 chromosome 18, mRhiFer1_v1.p, whole genome shotgun sequence, a genomic segment contains:
- the LOC117038419 gene encoding uncharacterized protein LOC117038419 — MHPLPTPQSLSRDHSHFREEPWRRESGWVPFFLRTEAEAAEGSDWRGTEAEAGLVSLNQAATRVSSAPPKQRRQQHCLPPLFLFLGLFRLCFLPVLGHFSRDSHVREAPDFFFIKFSLGGGSGRPREKTPEGVKGRGKVRKGRWRRSCSPRCPGRRFTWGSPPPRPGVVDELGAPAHTLRGEMLRPRAGGRGGGEVGDPAGSARRRPRSRLPHVSLRLGPPPYTLGVPRPVPRDQTEAPAPPQRPLTAEQLTTPGPR, encoded by the exons ATGCATCCACTTCCCACCCCTCAATCCCTGTCCCGGGACCACTCACACTTTAGAGAGGAGCCGTGGCGCCGAGAAAGTGGGTGGGTTCCCTTCTTCCTCCGGACTGAGGCTGAAGCTGCGGAAGGCTCCGACTGGCGCGGGACTGAGGCAGAAGCGGGGCTCGTGTCGCTCAACCAGGCGGCCACCCGGGTCTCTTCCGCGCCGCCGAAGCAGAGGCGGCAGCAGCACTGCTtacctcctcttttcctcttcctgggtCTCTTCAGGTTGTGTTTTCTGCCCGTCCTGGGCCACTTCTCCCGGGACAGTCACGTTCGGGAGGCtccggattttttttttataaagttttctctGGGCGGTGGCAGCGGCCGGC CACGAGAGAAGACCCCCGAGGGGGTTAAGGGGAGGGGGAAGGTAAGGAAAGGACGGTGGCGCCGGTCCTGCTCTCCACGCTGCCCGGGCCGCCGCTTCACATGGGGGTCCCCGCCCCCCCGCCCGGGGGTGGTCGATGAGCTTGGGGCCCCGGCTCATACACTCCGGGGCGAGATGCTACGGCCCCGGGCGGGTGGCCGAGGCGGCGGCGAGGTGGGGGACCCGGCCGGCTCCGCTCGGCGCCGCCCCCGCTCCCGGCTCCCGCATGTGTCGCTGCGGCTGGGACCCCCTCCCTATACCTTGGGGGTCCCTCGCCCCGTGCCCCGGGACCAGACAGAAGCTCCGGCACCTCCTCAGCGTCCTCTCACGGCGGAGCAGCTGACTACTCCCGGCCCCAGGTAG